A single Anatilimnocola floriformis DNA region contains:
- a CDS encoding 50S ribosomal protein L25: MSDTLVVKKRAKLGTSATRRLRWEGSIPVNLYGHGEANASLAVPLAQVVAVIKHGGKLVKLSGDITETALLREVQWDTYSKEIIHIDLLRVSEKELVETTVAVELKGTAPGTGEGGVLQFVLHELHIECPAISIPEKLYANINDLHLGKAIHASDIQLPEGAKLASDPHLVIVSCVAPHKEEETAAGLEGTVEPELIRKEKTEEDAAE; the protein is encoded by the coding sequence ATGTCGGATACGCTGGTTGTCAAAAAGCGTGCAAAGCTCGGCACTTCGGCCACTCGTCGCCTTCGTTGGGAAGGCTCGATCCCGGTCAATTTGTATGGCCACGGCGAAGCCAATGCCTCGCTGGCAGTGCCGCTGGCTCAGGTCGTCGCGGTCATCAAGCACGGTGGTAAGCTCGTAAAACTGAGCGGCGACATCACCGAGACGGCGTTGCTCCGCGAAGTCCAATGGGACACCTACTCGAAGGAAATCATTCACATCGATCTGCTCCGCGTTTCCGAGAAAGAACTCGTTGAAACGACGGTCGCGGTCGAGCTCAAGGGAACGGCCCCGGGCACTGGCGAAGGTGGCGTGCTGCAGTTTGTGCTGCATGAGCTTCACATCGAATGCCCCGCCATTTCGATTCCCGAAAAGCTGTACGCCAATATCAACGATCTGCACCTCGGCAAGGCCATTCACGCCAGCGACATTCAGCTGCCGGAAGGGGCCAAGCTCGCCAGTGATCCGCACCTCGTCATCGTCAGCTGCGTTGCTCCTCACAAGGAAGAAGAAACAGCTGCCGGCCTCGAAGGCACGGTCGAGCCCGAGCTTATCCGCAAGGAAAAGACCGAAGAAGACGCTGCCGAGTAA
- a CDS encoding FMN-binding negative transcriptional regulator: MYVPGAFQVADSEQIAAFIAEHSFAAVITQHAGAPFASHVPLLYEQTAGPLGTLVGHLARPNPQWEDAAHEPAGIPALAIFSGPHTYISPTWYAEPNTVPTWNYIAVHATGRLKLITDQERLLQLLGRTVDFYESPQPQPWRLEDQNAEFIEKLCGGIVGFELVIEKLEGKWKLNQNHTAARRERVMQVLEKSSRRDDQEVAAAMRKLPK; this comes from the coding sequence CGGATTCGGAACAGATTGCGGCATTCATTGCCGAGCACAGCTTTGCAGCGGTGATCACGCAGCACGCCGGCGCTCCGTTCGCCAGCCACGTGCCGTTGCTGTACGAGCAAACCGCCGGGCCGCTCGGAACACTTGTTGGCCATCTAGCGCGGCCGAATCCGCAATGGGAAGACGCCGCTCACGAGCCGGCTGGCATTCCAGCGCTGGCCATTTTTAGCGGCCCGCATACCTACATTTCGCCCACTTGGTATGCCGAACCGAACACGGTGCCAACCTGGAATTACATCGCCGTGCATGCCACCGGCCGGCTGAAGTTGATCACTGATCAGGAGCGTTTGCTGCAGCTGCTCGGCCGCACCGTCGACTTTTACGAGTCGCCGCAGCCGCAGCCTTGGCGACTCGAAGATCAAAATGCCGAGTTCATCGAAAAGCTCTGCGGCGGGATCGTTGGCTTTGAGCTCGTGATCGAAAAGCTCGAAGGGAAATGGAAGCTGAATCAGAACCACACGGCAGCTCGCCGCGAGCGGGTGATGCAGGTGCTGGAAAAATCGTCCCGCCGAGATGACCAGGAAGTAGCCGCGGCCATGCGGAAATTGCCGAAGTAG
- a CDS encoding type II toxin-antitoxin system VapC family toxin, with protein sequence MRIILDTHVFLWFVSGDPRLPTRYRSEIQSPENDIFLSAASIWEAVIKNQLGHLPLPEKASVYLPQQRLMHGIHSLPIDENDMAALSNLPAHHRDPFDRMIIAQAVKHSLVLASLDSQFSAYPVALLPST encoded by the coding sequence ATGAGAATCATTCTTGATACTCACGTTTTTCTGTGGTTCGTCTCAGGTGATCCTCGACTCCCGACCCGTTATAGGTCCGAGATTCAATCGCCTGAGAACGACATCTTTTTGAGTGCAGCTTCTATCTGGGAAGCAGTGATTAAAAACCAACTTGGCCACCTTCCTCTACCCGAGAAGGCCAGTGTGTATTTGCCTCAGCAGCGACTCATGCATGGCATTCACTCGCTACCAATTGATGAAAACGATATGGCTGCACTTTCAAACTTGCCTGCTCATCATCGGGATCCCTTCGACCGAATGATTATCGCGCAAGCCGTCAAGCATTCGTTGGTGCTGGCATCTTTGGATTCGCAATTCAGCGCTTATCCTGTGGCACTGCTTCCTTCCACGTGA
- the lysA gene encoding diaminopimelate decarboxylase, which yields MPVVGTFPTLRSEIAGVKVVDLAQQFGTPTYVYDAASIVERINDLKQFDVIRFAQKACSNIAILNLCRQNGVVVDAVSGGEIHRAQKAGYKPGNVEHPEIVYTADVFDRDTLDLVVKLKIPVNCGSPDMIDQLGEKAPGSSITLRINPGFGHGHSQKTNTGGEQSKHGIWHEQLDDCVARAAKAQIKITGIHMHIGSGTDLHHLSQVCGSMEKVVEKIGASVDTISAGGGLPIPYNTKQSYVDLDQYFQLWDASRKRLEAKLGHKITLEIEPGRYLVAESGYLVSEVRTVKKMGNNTFYLLDAGFNNLARPILYGSYHPMSLAPVSGATNLPEQDVVVGGPLCESGDIFTQEEGGFVCTRKLPQAKVGDYLVLERAGAYGFVMASNYNSKPLAAEVLIQNGKPHLIRARQTFEDITRGEVIPS from the coding sequence ATGCCTGTTGTTGGCACTTTCCCTACGTTGCGTTCCGAAATCGCCGGTGTCAAAGTGGTCGACCTGGCCCAGCAGTTTGGCACGCCGACCTATGTCTACGACGCCGCGTCGATCGTCGAGCGTATCAACGATCTGAAGCAGTTCGACGTCATTCGCTTCGCTCAAAAGGCCTGCTCGAACATCGCCATCCTCAACCTCTGCCGGCAGAACGGCGTGGTGGTCGATGCGGTCAGCGGCGGTGAGATTCACCGGGCACAAAAAGCCGGTTACAAGCCCGGCAACGTCGAACATCCCGAAATCGTTTACACGGCTGACGTCTTTGATCGTGATACGCTCGACCTGGTCGTGAAGCTGAAGATCCCGGTCAACTGCGGCTCGCCCGACATGATCGATCAGCTCGGCGAAAAAGCCCCCGGCAGCTCGATCACGCTGCGGATCAATCCCGGCTTTGGTCACGGCCACAGCCAAAAGACGAACACTGGCGGCGAACAATCGAAGCATGGCATCTGGCACGAACAGCTCGACGACTGCGTCGCCCGCGCCGCGAAAGCCCAGATCAAGATCACCGGCATTCACATGCACATCGGCAGCGGCACCGACTTGCATCACCTGTCGCAAGTTTGCGGCTCGATGGAAAAAGTCGTCGAAAAGATCGGCGCCTCAGTCGACACGATCAGCGCCGGCGGCGGCTTGCCGATTCCGTACAACACCAAGCAATCGTACGTCGACCTCGATCAATATTTCCAGCTGTGGGATGCTTCGCGCAAACGCCTGGAAGCCAAGCTCGGTCACAAGATCACGCTCGAAATCGAGCCAGGCCGATATCTCGTCGCCGAGAGTGGTTACCTCGTCAGCGAAGTCCGCACCGTGAAGAAGATGGGGAACAACACGTTCTACCTGCTCGATGCCGGCTTCAATAACCTGGCCCGGCCGATTCTCTACGGTTCGTATCACCCCATGTCGCTGGCCCCGGTTAGCGGCGCGACGAACCTGCCGGAACAAGACGTCGTGGTCGGCGGCCCACTCTGCGAATCGGGCGACATCTTCACGCAAGAAGAAGGTGGCTTCGTCTGCACCCGCAAACTGCCGCAAGCCAAGGTCGGCGACTACCTCGTGCTCGAACGCGCCGGCGCCTACGGCTTTGTGATGGCTTCGAACTACAACAGCAAACCGCTCGCGGCTGAAGTCCTCATCCAAAACGGCAAGCCGCATTTGATCCGCGCTCGGCAGACGTTTGAAGATATTACTCGCGGCGAAGTGATTCCGAGCTAA
- a CDS encoding type II toxin-antitoxin system Phd/YefM family antitoxin, protein MTSISLQEFQRDPASVLERIVAGESFVLTDGSRMVAEVRPVDPQRSAPRPFGLAKGEFVVPAEFDLPLPEEILAAFEGR, encoded by the coding sequence ATGACCAGCATCAGTCTGCAAGAATTCCAGCGAGATCCCGCCTCCGTCCTTGAACGGATTGTCGCTGGCGAGAGCTTTGTCCTTACAGACGGGAGCCGTATGGTTGCTGAAGTACGCCCCGTTGATCCACAGCGCTCAGCGCCGCGGCCATTCGGCTTAGCTAAAGGGGAGTTTGTCGTTCCCGCTGAGTTTGACCTGCCACTGCCCGAAGAGATCCTGGCTGCATTTGAAGGCCGATGA